The Nitrosopumilus cobalaminigenes genome contains a region encoding:
- a CDS encoding O-methyltransferase has product MNKIISNVLNELEIQSNLEKNRMVDINPEDRMLAITKETGELLNMILRLKNAKNMLEIGMSVGYSTIWCAEAILENSGKITTIERNRNKIERARKNFQKANVGKAIDIKEGNAMEILKNIRNKKENFDLVLIDADKENTKKYFDLILPMVPVGGVIITDNMLYPEKYREDMKKFSDYIKKNDSLRTITSPIGFGEEITIKIR; this is encoded by the coding sequence ATGAACAAAATAATTTCAAATGTTCTCAATGAATTAGAAATTCAGTCAAACTTAGAAAAAAATAGAATGGTAGATATCAATCCAGAAGACAGAATGTTAGCAATTACTAAAGAAACAGGAGAGTTACTAAATATGATTTTACGCCTCAAGAATGCAAAAAATATGCTTGAAATCGGGATGTCAGTAGGGTATTCAACAATTTGGTGTGCTGAGGCCATATTGGAAAATTCAGGAAAAATTACTACAATTGAAAGAAATCGCAATAAAATTGAAAGGGCCCGAAAAAATTTTCAGAAAGCTAACGTGGGAAAAGCTATTGACATTAAGGAAGGAAACGCAATGGAGATTCTAAAGAACATTAGGAATAAAAAAGAGAATTTTGATCTGGTGTTAATTGATGCAGATAAAGAAAATACAAAAAAATATTTTGATTTAATTCTTCCCATGGTCCCAGTAGGAGGAGTCATTATAACTGACAACATGTTATATCCAGAAAAATACAGGGAAGATATGAAAAAATTTTCAGATTATATTAAAAAGAACGATAGTCTCAGAACAATTACATCCCCAATAGGATTTGGGGAAGAAATAACAATTAAAATTAGATAA
- a CDS encoding DUF6659 family protein, translating into MVKKIDLLDVVQKILKLDSKMRFAAIIDSKGNIREAIMNAGKTNLKSQKEEEHFCKQVAQRRAMRKEFDRSLGKVRYVHVEREKVSQMVIYTKRNIVYFTMEPEMPINTKIRLITKIKKITADL; encoded by the coding sequence ATGGTAAAAAAAATCGATCTACTTGATGTGGTACAGAAGATTCTCAAACTAGATTCTAAAATGAGATTTGCCGCAATTATTGATTCTAAAGGAAATATTAGAGAAGCCATTATGAATGCAGGTAAAACCAATCTTAAATCTCAAAAAGAAGAAGAACATTTCTGTAAACAAGTTGCACAAAGACGTGCAATGAGAAAAGAGTTTGATAGATCACTTGGCAAAGTCAGATATGTGCATGTTGAAAGAGAAAAAGTTTCTCAAATGGTAATTTACACAAAAAGAAATATTGTATATTTTACCATGGAACCTGAAATGCCAATTAATACTAAAATTAGACTAATTACAAAAATCAAAAAAATTACTGCAGACCTTTAA
- a CDS encoding potassium transporter TrkG translates to MSTNPERAVSYVLNKYVTNYMDKDVLILGKNTQTREAARMLRHYETDDIIVTDENNLPVGIVTDEDILSKVSDVTVYAEATTLKDIMSAPLITINEKSTLQDALHIMRDNNIRKLPVISKKNQVVGMIFQTVIANVIRDATATAPRLLSPPVKAVLGNLGFVLQFAGVLLLVPAIVATVLEDTLTATGIYLTTVLLLVTGFFLNSYGEKSSLNLQQASILVFSSLFLLSLFGTVPYLYVFPSDETSFEVFGNAFFSSAAGFTTGGISLFDEPEELTRSFTFFRSYTQLVGGMSFIYLVITAFYPESKLQSMRGFISGRTLHMKELFLTITVIFAIYIVIVAFLLHIFGEGDIIDIFSLSMIDNFSLAMSTLATGGFTPTSTILDDLVWQEHIILMGAMILGALPFTFHYAFVRKKFLSPKLGKEVLTYFAILGSATVLFLGVSGLDPMQSAFYSVSASTTAGLQIDSLAGLNGGAHTILIILMFIGGCGFSTTGGLKIFRLFHLKDLKSLLSKARRAELSSQSKKEIISTLIIIALFPTISAITGVHLAAIEDVPFQDAFFEAAGVITTGGLSAGVIDFDTDPATKIVLGFLMIFGRLEIIAIIYIFVPRLS, encoded by the coding sequence TGATACTTGGAAAAAATACACAAACAAGAGAAGCTGCAAGAATGTTACGTCACTATGAGACAGACGACATCATAGTTACAGATGAAAATAATCTCCCTGTAGGAATTGTTACAGACGAAGATATTCTAAGTAAAGTAAGTGATGTTACAGTGTACGCAGAAGCTACAACATTAAAAGACATTATGAGTGCCCCATTAATTACAATAAATGAAAAATCAACTTTACAAGATGCTTTACACATAATGAGAGATAACAATATTAGAAAACTTCCAGTAATCTCAAAGAAAAATCAAGTCGTTGGGATGATTTTCCAAACAGTGATTGCAAATGTAATCAGAGATGCAACAGCTACTGCTCCTCGTCTTCTCAGTCCACCAGTAAAAGCGGTTTTAGGTAATCTGGGATTTGTGTTACAATTTGCAGGAGTGCTACTTTTGGTACCAGCAATTGTTGCAACAGTGTTAGAAGATACACTAACTGCTACTGGAATTTACCTTACTACGGTTCTTTTACTCGTTACTGGATTTTTCCTCAATTCTTATGGTGAAAAATCTAGTCTAAATCTCCAACAGGCGTCAATTTTGGTATTTTCAAGCCTGTTTTTGCTGTCATTATTTGGAACAGTTCCATATCTGTATGTATTTCCAAGTGATGAAACAAGTTTCGAGGTATTTGGTAATGCATTCTTTTCAAGTGCTGCAGGATTTACCACAGGAGGAATATCATTATTTGATGAACCTGAAGAACTAACTCGGAGTTTCACATTTTTCCGAAGTTATACCCAACTAGTGGGAGGAATGAGTTTCATTTATCTGGTAATTACCGCATTTTATCCAGAATCAAAATTACAATCAATGCGTGGTTTTATTTCTGGAAGAACATTACACATGAAAGAATTATTCTTAACCATTACAGTCATCTTTGCAATCTACATTGTCATTGTAGCATTTCTGCTACACATATTTGGAGAAGGAGATATCATAGATATTTTCTCGTTATCTATGATAGATAATTTTTCATTGGCAATGAGTACATTAGCAACTGGTGGATTTACACCAACATCAACAATTTTAGATGATTTGGTATGGCAAGAACACATCATCTTAATGGGTGCAATGATTCTAGGAGCATTACCATTTACGTTCCATTATGCATTTGTAAGAAAAAAATTCCTATCGCCAAAACTTGGAAAAGAAGTTTTAACATATTTTGCAATTTTAGGAAGTGCAACTGTTTTGTTCTTAGGAGTAAGCGGATTAGATCCAATGCAGAGTGCATTTTATTCAGTATCAGCAAGCACTACAGCAGGACTTCAAATCGATAGTCTTGCGGGATTAAACGGTGGTGCACATACAATCTTGATAATTCTAATGTTCATTGGAGGATGTGGATTTTCAACAACAGGAGGTTTGAAAATATTCAGACTATTCCATCTAAAAGATCTTAAATCTTTACTTAGTAAAGCAAGAAGAGCAGAACTATCATCACAATCAAAAAAAGAGATAATTTCAACTCTTATCATCATAGCACTATTTCCCACAATTTCAGCAATCACAGGGGTACATCTAGCAGCAATAGAAGATGTTCCATTTCAAGATGCATTTTTTGAAGCAGCTGGCGTCATTACCACAGGAGGGCTCTCTGCAGGAGTGATTGATTTTGATACAGATCCTGCAACAAAGATTGTTTTGGGATTCTTGATGATTTTTGGAAGATTGGAGATAATTGCAATCATCTACATCTTTGTTCCTAGACTAAGCTAA
- a CDS encoding DUF5615 family PIN-like protein — MKILIDEMDDGWDEKLKELGYDAYSVKKLRSDGHKLRTDYSVINYAKEHNMVLVTRDTESGQACEENDLPYILLDNDEIFKIVLEKLKNS, encoded by the coding sequence ATGAAAATCTTAATTGATGAAATGGATGATGGATGGGATGAGAAACTCAAAGAATTAGGATATGATGCTTACAGTGTTAAAAAGCTCCGGAGTGATGGACACAAGTTACGAACAGACTATTCTGTGATTAACTATGCTAAAGAACACAATATGGTATTAGTTACTCGTGATACTGAAAGTGGTCAAGCATGTGAGGAAAATGATCTTCCATACATATTATTAGATAATGATGAAATTTTTAAGATTGTTTTAGAGAAACTAAAAAATTCCTAG